Proteins from a genomic interval of Nematostella vectensis chromosome 12, jaNemVect1.1, whole genome shotgun sequence:
- the LOC5506914 gene encoding uncharacterized protein LOC5506914: MGLMVLLLCFAGLLGSASASPWVLEEIKALESGPSLSKKSEVPIQSATPTETAADIKQDIQNSILGDVNGKDDNTKKKLKEGVQKLLDFLESGTSSLNETKGDSPTGTIASNVTKPDVTQSTNVTQSTNVTQSSNVTQSTNVTQAKYVTPTSGASFFAGPVTTLANERNDQRSLIPSAITSPYYAPRAQATGFPNNVQRSQISLTPLNRSSGIAQARQFPVYQNAYQRSGIPMARYYSGYKPFDYQTAQTQSVQSPRRLIPYPGYNIMRQNIPHYASHVTPMQTRYQATYRKTQIPKPYWYTAPVKPAANQFSARRSGLPYAANLYGHAWAYNSRPLVSNKAGYPSVQRSGIANMRSKTNLPYYRPYARFQQKRMAIGHRRLPYSGLPSSQVGRKAVLPLPIANIMAAARIVVPVHPKAESGQRMSKIETGETTEERGAGAV; the protein is encoded by the exons ATGGGCCTGATGGTCTTGCTGTTGTGCTTCGCTGGGCTTCTAGGATCCG CCTCCGCATCTCCCTGGGTATTGGAAGAAATCAAGGCACTCGAGTCCGGTCCCTCTCTGTCCAAGAAGTCCGAGGTTCCCATACAAAGTGCCACACCCACTGAGACGGCAGCCGACATCAAGCAGGACATCCAGAACAGCATCCTGGGGGATGTCAACGGCAAGGATGACAATACCAAGAAGAAGCTGAAGGAAGGCGTCCAGAAACTTCTAGACTTTCTTGAATCAGGGACTTCGTCCTTAAACGAGACAAAAGGAGACTCGCCCACGGGGACAATCGCAAGTAACGTGACGAAACCGGATGTGACGCAATCCACGAATGTAACACAATCCACGAATGTTACACAATCCTCGAATGTAACACAATCCACGAATGTAACGCAAGCAAAGTATGTAACGCCAACTTccggtgcgtcattttttgcTGGTCCCGTGACTACACTTGCAAATGAACGAAATGACCAGCGGAGTCTCATCCCTAGTGCCATTACATCCCCTTACTATGCACCGCGGGCTCAGgccacaggcttcccaaacAACGTACAGCGAAGTCAAATCTCGTTGACACCGTTGAACCGTAGCTCGGGTATAGCGCAGGCTCGCCAGTTTCCGGTGTACCAAAACGCATATCAGCGGTCCGGGATCCCTATGGCCCGCTACTATAGTGGTTATAAACCATTTGACTATCAGACTGCGCAGACTCAATCGGTCCAGTCCCCCAGACGGCTGATTCCATATCCGGGGTATAACATCATGAGGCAGAACATTCCGCACTATGCCAGTCACGTGACCCCTATGCAGACTCGCTACCAAGCAACGTACAGAAAAACACAGATCCCCAAGCCTTACTGGTATACCGCACCTGTAAAACCGGCTGCAAACCAGTTTTCCGCTCGTCGCAGTGGCTTGCCGTATGCGGCAAACTTGTATGGGCACGCATGGGCTTACAACAGCAGACCGCTGGTCAGTAACAAAGCCGGATATCCCAGTGTCCAGCGGTCAGGTATCGCAAACATGCGCAGTAAAACTAATCTCCCGTATTACCGACCTTACGCGCGTTTTCAACAAAAGCGCATGGCGATTGGCCACCGCAGGCTACCCTACAGCGGGTTGCCATCGTCACAGGTCGGCAGGAAGGCGGTGCTACCGCTGCCCATAGCTAATATTATGGCGGCGGCTCGTATTGTGGTACCAGTACATCCCAAGGCCGAGAGTGGACAGAGGATGTCCAAAATAGAGACTGGGGAGACTACTGAAGAAAGAGGGGCAGGAGCTGTGTAG